A region from the Lentimonas sp. CC4 genome encodes:
- a CDS encoding transposase, whose protein sequence is MRLSINFMQPCCCFIFDQQTRLNAIKLVKIMKPKSRPEEPAQFFKQDLEHLLDQRQALYKLANRLPWDALERSFECYYKDFGRPALPTRLMAGLLLLKQLENLSDERVCYEWQSDPDMQYFFAGNVTFSGSFLASRASCFTSENVSVSLALRIS, encoded by the coding sequence ATGCGGTTGAGTATCAACTTTATGCAGCCTTGTTGTTGTTTCATTTTTGATCAGCAAACACGCTTAAACGCGATAAAACTGGTCAAAATCATGAAACCTAAATCTCGTCCCGAAGAACCCGCTCAATTTTTTAAACAAGATTTGGAGCATTTGCTCGACCAGCGTCAGGCTCTTTACAAATTGGCAAATCGCTTGCCTTGGGATGCGTTGGAAAGGAGTTTCGAGTGTTACTACAAGGACTTTGGTCGTCCTGCTTTGCCCACTCGTTTGATGGCTGGATTGCTGTTACTGAAACAGTTGGAAAACCTATCCGATGAGCGCGTCTGCTATGAGTGGCAAAGCGATCCTGATATGCAGTATTTTTTTGCGGGGAACGTTACTTTCAGTGGAAGCTTCCTTGCGAGCCGGGCGAGTTGCTTCACTTCCGAAAACGTATCGGTCAGTCTGGCGTTGAGAATATCTTAA
- the panB gene encoding 3-methyl-2-oxobutanoate hydroxymethyltransferase, whose amino-acid sequence MARITTQTISLLKGERPITAVTAYDAVIARYADEAGIDLILVGDSVGTTQLGFETTVPVTLDMMLHHTAAVTRAKPNALVVADIPFAVAHGDFSDLLSACVRLMQEGGAEAVKIECGASMAPAVERLTHAGIPVLGHIGLLPQQFHQLGGYRKFGRSEAEKVILVDDALALEKAGCFAMLCEMVDGTVAGAIAQELSVPLIGIGSGPHCDGQILVSNDIMGMTTGYVPSFVKQYAQLGEQIKGAFAEYAEDVKQRKFPL is encoded by the coding sequence ATGGCGAGAATTACGACACAAACTATTTCCCTCTTAAAAGGGGAGCGCCCGATTACTGCGGTCACTGCTTATGATGCCGTCATCGCTCGTTATGCGGACGAGGCGGGCATCGATTTGATTCTTGTCGGCGATTCCGTAGGCACGACGCAACTCGGCTTTGAGACGACTGTTCCAGTCACGCTCGACATGATGCTGCATCACACTGCTGCTGTCACACGTGCCAAGCCGAATGCCCTAGTCGTTGCAGACATTCCGTTCGCCGTCGCACATGGTGATTTTTCGGACCTCTTGAGTGCTTGTGTGCGACTGATGCAAGAGGGGGGTGCCGAAGCTGTAAAGATCGAATGCGGTGCCAGCATGGCGCCTGCAGTGGAGCGTCTCACGCATGCTGGCATTCCGGTGCTAGGACATATCGGTTTATTGCCGCAGCAGTTTCATCAGCTCGGTGGCTATCGCAAGTTTGGCCGTAGTGAGGCGGAAAAAGTTATTTTAGTCGATGACGCGCTTGCTTTGGAAAAAGCCGGTTGCTTCGCAATGCTGTGCGAGATGGTCGATGGCACGGTGGCCGGGGCGATTGCTCAAGAGTTGTCTGTGCCTTTGATCGGTATCGGCAGTGGCCCGCATTGCGATGGTCAGATCTTAGTCTCGAACGATATCATGGGCATGACGACCGGCTACGTGCCATCGTTTGTGAAGCAGTATGCTCAGCTAGGAGAGCAAATTAAAGGAGCCTTTGCAGAGTATGCAGAGGATGTGAAGCAACGGAAATTTCCATTATGA
- a CDS encoding NAD(P)H-dependent glycerol-3-phosphate dehydrogenase: MNCCILGAGAWGTAMALHLDRCGHSVTLVPRRIEHALSIASTRENLDYLPGYKLPHTIQIGCEVAPVLMEAEVVFLACPSKALRQLCETVKAASDVAWQLKLFLVMCKGLELETLKTPSEIVNEIFPKVACGALSGPTFAGEVAAGKPTAVTLAVDANFTDAEAYQEAFSNASLRAYLSNDVRGTELGGTLKNVYAIASGLCDGLRQGDNAKASLLTRSMNEFLQLGQLLGGQKETFYGLSGFGDLVATCSGSWSRNRTFGERIGQGETPESIVSGQKAVVEGYRATDCMKRLCDERGVDAPILSQIHAILYGGQEPLSALQALMSRNLKAE, encoded by the coding sequence ATGAATTGTTGTATTTTAGGAGCGGGTGCTTGGGGCACGGCCATGGCCTTACATTTAGATCGTTGCGGGCATTCCGTGACACTGGTGCCGCGCCGAATCGAGCATGCCTTGTCCATTGCTTCGACACGTGAGAATCTTGATTATCTTCCTGGCTATAAGCTGCCGCATACGATTCAGATTGGGTGCGAGGTCGCACCCGTTTTGATGGAAGCCGAGGTCGTGTTTCTGGCATGCCCCTCCAAGGCGTTGCGCCAGTTGTGCGAGACTGTGAAGGCTGCGAGCGATGTTGCTTGGCAACTTAAACTCTTTCTCGTCATGTGCAAAGGCTTGGAACTCGAGACGTTGAAGACACCGTCAGAGATCGTAAATGAGATCTTTCCTAAGGTGGCATGTGGCGCGTTGTCTGGTCCGACCTTTGCCGGGGAAGTCGCAGCCGGTAAACCGACTGCCGTGACCTTGGCAGTGGATGCGAATTTTACAGATGCTGAGGCCTATCAAGAGGCATTTAGTAATGCATCGCTTCGCGCGTATTTGTCGAATGATGTGCGCGGCACAGAACTCGGTGGCACTTTGAAGAATGTCTATGCGATCGCCTCAGGGCTCTGTGATGGCCTACGGCAAGGTGATAATGCCAAGGCGTCGTTGCTCACACGTAGTATGAATGAATTTCTGCAACTTGGTCAGTTGCTTGGTGGCCAGAAGGAAACGTTTTACGGCTTGAGTGGCTTTGGCGATTTGGTCGCGACTTGCTCTGGTAGTTGGAGTCGTAATCGCACCTTTGGTGAGCGAATCGGTCAGGGAGAAACGCCTGAGTCGATTGTCTCGGGGCAGAAGGCAGTGGTTGAAGGCTACCGTGCGACAGATTGCATGAAGCGTCTCTGCGACGAGCGCGGTGTAGATGCACCGATCCTTTCTCAGATCCATGCGATCTTGTATGGCGGCCAAGAACCACTCTCTGCTTTACAGGCGTTGATGAGTCGCAACCTAAAAGCCGAGTAG
- a CDS encoding SET domain-containing protein-lysine N-methyltransferase: MSDKPLCEVRSSSIHGRGLYAICNIKKDEDIIQYVGEKISKEESTRRALEWEEKARETGEGLVYIFELDDDWDLDGRLGDNPARYMNHSCDGNCEAVNCEGEIWIVARKNIKKGEELVYDYGYDMEHFLDHPCLCGSDNCIGYIVREDQRKKVKKLLRGKKKKKKSKQ, from the coding sequence ATGTCTGACAAACCGCTTTGCGAAGTTCGAAGTTCTTCTATCCACGGGCGTGGCTTGTATGCTATCTGTAATATCAAAAAAGATGAAGATATCATTCAATATGTGGGCGAGAAGATATCTAAAGAAGAGTCTACACGCCGCGCGTTGGAGTGGGAGGAAAAAGCCCGCGAGACTGGCGAAGGCCTAGTCTATATTTTTGAGCTTGATGATGATTGGGATCTCGATGGTCGCTTAGGAGACAATCCTGCACGCTACATGAACCATTCTTGCGATGGTAATTGCGAGGCAGTGAATTGCGAAGGCGAGATCTGGATCGTCGCTCGCAAAAATATCAAGAAGGGCGAAGAGCTCGTCTATGACTACGGCTACGATATGGAGCACTTTTTAGATCATCCCTGCCTCTGCGGTTCGGACAACTGCATCGGTTACATCGTGCGCGAAGATCAGCGCAAGAAGGTGAAGAAGCTACTACGCGGGAAGAAGAAAAAAAAGAAGAGTAAGCAGTAG
- a CDS encoding glycine--tRNA ligase, with protein sequence MTAKASSDSLMEEIVGLCKRRGFIFPSSEIYGGYNGFYDYGPLGVELRNNIKQAWWRDMVQRRDDIEGLDSTIIMHPDIWKASGHVDGFSDPMVDCKESKLRYRADQLFFAPVIVESETIGYVSVVECPEQQEVAEKAAATLKRKAGKQGELEAIVLKDYTESKPEEYDLIPSPATGKPGSLTAPREFKLMFETKVGPLADDSAVAYLRPETAQGIFANYKNIVDTGRVKIPFGIAQIGKAFRNEITPRNFIFRSREFEQMEIEYFISPNADWKTLHREWIDTCIDWLVSIGLPREGITEDIHPEDKLAFYSQATTDLMFQFPHGEQELWGIACRGDYDLKQHQEHSGKSMTIFDEAAKEKYVPHVIEPSLGVDRTILAVLSAAYTEDEVPNDKGKVEKRTLLKFSPKIAPVKAAIFPLLKNKPELVERAQALYKKLQRRWNVFYDASGAIGRRYRRQDEIGTPFGITIDFDTIEKDGTVTLRDRDTCEQRRVSEDELIAFLEEQIDG encoded by the coding sequence TACGATTACGGCCCGCTCGGCGTCGAACTGCGCAACAACATCAAGCAAGCCTGGTGGCGCGACATGGTGCAACGCCGCGACGACATCGAAGGCCTCGACTCGACGATCATCATGCATCCGGACATCTGGAAAGCCTCCGGCCACGTCGATGGGTTCTCGGATCCGATGGTCGACTGTAAAGAGTCCAAGCTCCGCTACCGCGCAGACCAACTCTTCTTCGCACCCGTTATCGTCGAAAGCGAAACCATTGGCTACGTCTCCGTCGTCGAATGCCCAGAGCAACAGGAAGTTGCCGAGAAAGCCGCAGCCACGCTCAAGCGTAAGGCCGGCAAGCAAGGTGAACTCGAAGCGATCGTCCTCAAGGATTACACCGAATCGAAGCCAGAAGAGTATGACCTCATCCCTTCCCCTGCCACAGGCAAGCCAGGCTCATTGACCGCGCCACGTGAGTTCAAGCTCATGTTCGAAACCAAGGTCGGCCCACTCGCTGACGACTCTGCAGTTGCTTACCTCCGCCCAGAAACCGCACAAGGCATCTTCGCCAACTACAAGAACATCGTCGATACTGGTCGCGTAAAAATCCCTTTCGGCATCGCCCAAATCGGTAAAGCGTTCCGCAACGAGATCACACCGCGCAACTTCATCTTCCGCTCACGTGAGTTCGAGCAAATGGAGATCGAATACTTCATCTCACCCAACGCCGACTGGAAGACGCTCCACCGCGAATGGATCGATACCTGCATTGACTGGCTCGTATCCATCGGCCTACCTCGTGAAGGCATCACCGAAGACATTCACCCGGAGGATAAGCTCGCATTCTACTCGCAAGCCACCACCGACCTTATGTTTCAGTTCCCGCATGGTGAACAAGAACTATGGGGTATTGCATGCCGCGGCGACTACGATCTAAAGCAGCACCAAGAGCACTCTGGCAAGTCGATGACCATCTTCGACGAAGCCGCGAAAGAGAAATACGTGCCACACGTCATCGAGCCATCGCTCGGTGTGGACCGCACCATCCTCGCCGTGCTCAGCGCCGCTTACACCGAAGACGAAGTGCCCAACGACAAGGGCAAAGTCGAGAAGCGCACACTGCTCAAATTCAGCCCGAAGATCGCACCGGTCAAAGCCGCGATCTTCCCTCTGCTCAAGAACAAGCCTGAACTGGTTGAACGCGCACAAGCACTCTACAAGAAACTCCAACGCCGCTGGAACGTCTTCTACGATGCATCCGGAGCCATCGGCCGCCGCTACCGTCGCCAAGATGAGATCGGCACACCGTTCGGCATCACCATCGACTTCGACACCATCGAGAAAGACGGCACCGTCACCCTACGCGACCGCGACACCTGCGAACAACGCCGCGTGAGCGAAGACGAACTGATCGCCTTCCTCGAAGAGCAGATCGACGGTTAA